A genomic region of Dactylococcopsis salina PCC 8305 contains the following coding sequences:
- a CDS encoding NAD(P)-dependent oxidoreductase, whose translation MKLGLIGTGLMGQAMAGTFLAADVSMIAYNRTSEKLQPLKDQGVPIADSPTALVSECDCIILMLTDATAIREVLLTTETAPHLSGRTIIQMGTIAPQESQQLQGQILAQNGDYLEAPVLGSIPQAKSGSLQIMVGGTEKQFQQWHSILSYLGTPFLVGTVGKAATLKLALNQLIVSLTGAFALSLSFVQQEGLDVETFMSVLRESALYAPTFDKKLKRMVAGDYSNPNFPTKHLLKDTQLFLEAAKTEGLTVSSLNGMETILEAAIDLGLADQDYSALFEAIKSGKSNQ comes from the coding sequence ATGAAATTAGGATTAATCGGTACAGGATTAATGGGACAAGCGATGGCTGGAACTTTCCTCGCTGCGGATGTTTCAATGATTGCATACAATCGCACTTCGGAAAAGTTACAACCCTTAAAAGATCAAGGCGTTCCTATTGCGGACTCTCCCACTGCTTTAGTTTCGGAATGCGATTGCATCATTTTAATGTTAACCGATGCCACAGCAATTCGAGAAGTTTTACTCACCACCGAAACCGCGCCACACTTATCGGGACGAACAATAATCCAGATGGGAACGATCGCGCCGCAAGAAAGCCAACAGCTACAAGGACAGATTTTAGCACAAAATGGAGACTATCTCGAAGCACCCGTTTTAGGAAGTATTCCCCAAGCGAAGTCTGGTTCATTACAAATTATGGTCGGAGGAACAGAAAAACAATTCCAGCAATGGCATTCCATTTTATCCTATCTAGGAACACCATTTTTAGTGGGAACAGTGGGAAAAGCCGCGACATTAAAACTCGCTTTAAATCAGTTAATTGTTTCTTTAACGGGAGCATTTGCTTTAAGTTTATCATTTGTTCAACAGGAAGGGCTTGATGTCGAAACATTTATGTCAGTTTTAAGAGAAAGTGCTTTGTATGCGCCAACATTTGATAAAAAACTGAAACGAATGGTCGCTGGAGATTATAGTAATCCTAATTTTCCCACCAAACATTTATTAAAGGATACACAGTTATTTTTAGAAGCTGCAAAAACAGAAGGCTTAACCGTTTCTTCTTTAAACGGAATGGAAACAATTTTAGAAGCAGCGATAGATTTAGGTTTAGCAGATCAAGATTATTCAGCTTTGTTTGAAGCGATTAAATCTGGAAAAAGTAATCAATAA
- a CDS encoding DMT family transporter codes for MLDFKGEFAALFAALLWASSSVVYSRLGQQISPLFLNFIKGAIALFLLLLTAILTSSAIPNLPPTPVFFLTISGIIGIGFGDTVFFSSLKYLGARRALLFETLAPPLAAIIALIFLKESLSVYSWLGIVLTLIGVASVISERTSNQDIFTINLKLGISFGLLGAIAQAVGAVLSRSALTDFNLDPLWSTQIRLLAGIASLIPLLFSQRHQLKLPSLQWSWRLVGIIFITAFASTYLGIWLQQISLKFTATGVAQTLSSTSPLFVLPIAAFLKEKITPRAVIGVFIALSGIALLFLP; via the coding sequence ATGCTGGATTTTAAGGGGGAATTCGCTGCTTTATTCGCTGCCTTGCTATGGGCGAGTTCTTCGGTGGTTTATAGCCGTTTAGGACAACAAATTTCCCCCTTATTCTTAAATTTTATCAAGGGCGCGATCGCGCTTTTTCTTCTTCTTCTCACCGCTATTCTTACCAGTAGCGCTATTCCTAACCTTCCCCCGACTCCTGTCTTCTTCCTCACCATTAGTGGAATTATTGGCATCGGTTTCGGTGACACCGTTTTCTTCTCTTCCCTCAAGTATTTAGGCGCGAGACGAGCTTTATTATTTGAAACCCTCGCCCCCCCTCTGGCGGCAATTATTGCCCTCATTTTCCTCAAAGAAAGCCTCTCTGTTTATTCTTGGTTAGGCATTGTTTTAACTTTAATTGGTGTCGCTTCGGTGATTAGCGAACGCACTAGCAACCAAGATATTTTTACAATTAATCTTAAATTGGGGATTAGTTTTGGACTTCTCGGCGCGATCGCGCAAGCAGTGGGGGCGGTTCTCTCGCGTTCGGCTTTAACTGATTTTAACCTTGATCCGCTTTGGAGTACCCAAATCCGTCTTCTTGCGGGTATAGCTTCTCTGATTCCACTACTATTTTCTCAGCGTCACCAATTGAAACTTCCTTCTTTGCAATGGTCATGGCGTTTAGTGGGAATAATTTTTATCACCGCTTTTGCCAGTACCTATTTAGGGATTTGGTTACAACAAATTTCCCTAAAATTCACCGCCACAGGAGTTGCTCAAACCTTAAGTTCTACCAGTCCGCTTTTCGTGCTTCCGATTGCCGCTTTTCTCAAGGAAAAAATTACCCCTCGCGCTGTGATTGGCGTTTTCATTGCCCTTTCAGGCATTGCACTTTTATTCTTACCATAG
- a CDS encoding RNA polymerase sigma factor, RpoD/SigA family: MPTAKLDKNNDKPIFSADMVRTYLHEIGRVPLLTHEQEIILGKQVQKMMGLIEQKEELEKELEREVTEEEWVEKTELTSAELQKAIKDGNRAKRKMIEANLRLVVAIAKKYQKRNMEFLDLIQEGTLGLERGVEKFDPTRGYKFSTYAYWWIRQAITRAIAQQARAIRLPIHITEKLNKIKKVQRELAQKLGRNATPTEIAKELELEPSQIREYLSIARQPISLDVRVGDNQDTELSELLEDDENSPETYLTQESMRQDIDSMLSELTPQQREVLSLRFGLEDGNELSLAKVGKKLNLSRERVRQLEHQALAKLRRRRGGVQEYIAAG, encoded by the coding sequence ATGCCCACTGCAAAACTAGATAAAAATAACGATAAGCCAATCTTCTCTGCCGACATGGTGCGAACCTATCTCCATGAGATCGGTCGTGTCCCTCTGCTAACCCACGAACAAGAGATCATCTTGGGTAAGCAAGTGCAGAAGATGATGGGGCTGATAGAACAGAAAGAAGAATTAGAAAAAGAACTGGAACGAGAGGTAACTGAGGAAGAATGGGTGGAAAAAACCGAACTTACCTCAGCCGAGTTGCAAAAGGCGATCAAAGATGGTAATCGTGCCAAACGGAAGATGATTGAAGCCAACTTGCGTTTAGTGGTTGCCATTGCCAAGAAGTACCAGAAGCGAAATATGGAATTCTTGGACTTGATTCAAGAAGGAACATTAGGGCTGGAACGGGGTGTAGAAAAGTTTGACCCCACTCGCGGTTATAAGTTCTCTACTTACGCTTACTGGTGGATTCGCCAGGCAATTACTCGCGCGATCGCCCAACAGGCTCGTGCCATTCGCTTACCGATCCATATTACCGAAAAACTGAACAAAATTAAAAAAGTACAACGGGAACTGGCGCAAAAACTGGGACGGAATGCAACCCCAACGGAAATCGCTAAGGAATTGGAGTTAGAACCTTCGCAAATTCGGGAATATCTGAGCATTGCTCGTCAACCGATTTCCTTAGATGTGCGTGTGGGAGATAATCAAGATACGGAGTTATCTGAGTTACTCGAAGATGATGAAAACTCTCCTGAAACTTATCTCACTCAAGAGTCAATGCGTCAAGACATTGATTCTATGCTTTCGGAATTGACTCCCCAACAGCGAGAGGTGCTTTCCCTACGCTTTGGTTTAGAAGATGGTAATGAGCTTTCTTTAGCCAAGGTGGGGAAAAAGCTCAACTTAAGTCGGGAGCGAGTTCGTCAACTGGAACACCAAGCATTGGCAAAACTCCGCAGACGACGCGGCGGCGTACAGGAATACATCGCAGCCGGTTAA
- a CDS encoding J domain-containing protein, producing MPEHQDYYKLLHVSENADIEEIKRSFRRLVRDCHPDLHPNDAKAAERFRLLREAYEVLTDAAQRSRYDRGRQKSAESNSDQETSPQVHYVRGVEKILVQNYRGAIADLSATIRLNSRFIEAYLKRCEAYLALGEERAVLEDCQRILRYQPDSAIAYYYRGRARQRLGYTDSAVKAYSQAIRLNQDFPSPYYYRGVANYQLRYRKRAISDWRDYADICKQQGNIEGYNLAMDTLERYTGLQIRIGGRSIGQWWRSGTQSIERLLQRVSSRSSQVGRLGTQQIGRLFQNRRRDSSQVFSTFQNQLGAIFTAVGLGIQTFLKTLLQVMRNPVGGVLPAYGALEPKTALAVALGFIILGESCFLVGISSRFDLTLSVIFGGLGVGMIPILSIFVISIITRSFVNHDRHWTGDLFLASSAVLPLEFFFFLTVFSPWIPNLFLFILFIFPCSQTILLLYGGCSQLLNVSESLAAFLVPTIVVVTTLLTVLGISILL from the coding sequence ATGCCAGAACATCAGGATTACTATAAACTGCTTCATGTCTCAGAAAACGCAGACATAGAAGAAATTAAACGCTCCTTCCGTCGTTTGGTTCGTGATTGTCATCCCGATTTACATCCCAATGATGCCAAAGCTGCCGAGCGTTTTCGTTTACTGCGAGAGGCTTATGAGGTATTAACAGACGCAGCCCAACGCAGTCGCTACGATCGAGGTCGCCAAAAATCTGCTGAGAGTAATTCTGATCAAGAAACCAGTCCTCAAGTGCATTATGTGCGAGGCGTAGAGAAAATTCTCGTCCAAAATTATCGCGGCGCGATCGCTGATCTTTCTGCTACCATTCGTCTGAATAGTCGCTTTATTGAAGCCTACTTAAAACGTTGTGAGGCTTATCTTGCTTTGGGAGAAGAAAGAGCGGTTTTAGAAGACTGTCAACGGATTTTACGCTATCAACCCGACAGCGCGATCGCTTATTATTATCGAGGACGCGCCCGTCAACGTCTCGGTTATACCGATTCTGCGGTAAAAGCCTATAGTCAAGCCATTCGCTTAAATCAAGACTTTCCCTCTCCTTACTATTATCGAGGAGTAGCTAACTATCAGCTACGATATCGCAAACGAGCGATTTCTGATTGGCGAGACTACGCCGATATTTGTAAGCAACAGGGGAACATCGAAGGCTATAACTTAGCAATGGATACCCTTGAGCGTTATACTGGGCTACAAATCCGCATCGGCGGTCGTAGTATTGGGCAATGGTGGCGTTCAGGAACACAAAGCATAGAACGTCTTTTGCAGAGGGTTTCTAGTCGCAGTTCTCAAGTGGGGCGCTTGGGAACACAACAAATAGGACGTTTGTTTCAAAATCGTCGCCGTGACAGTTCTCAAGTTTTTAGCACGTTTCAAAACCAACTGGGTGCAATTTTTACCGCCGTTGGCTTGGGAATACAAACGTTTCTCAAAACCCTGCTACAAGTAATGAGAAACCCTGTCGGGGGAGTTTTACCAGCTTATGGCGCTTTAGAACCCAAAACCGCCCTTGCTGTTGCTCTAGGCTTTATTATTTTGGGTGAAAGTTGCTTTCTCGTCGGAATCTCCTCTCGATTTGACTTAACCCTGTCCGTCATTTTCGGTGGGTTGGGAGTGGGAATGATTCCAATCCTGTCCATTTTTGTAATTAGTATCATCACTCGTTCGTTTGTGAATCACGATCGCCACTGGACAGGGGATTTATTTCTAGCCAGTAGCGCGGTTTTACCCCTAGAGTTTTTCTTCTTTTTGACTGTGTTTTCTCCGTGGATTCCCAACCTGTTTCTCTTCATTTTGTTTATATTCCCTTGCTCGCAAACCATTCTCCTTCTCTATGGTGGATGTTCGCAACTGCTTAATGTTTCCGAATCTCTCGCTGCGTTTCTTGTTCCCACGATTGTTGTTGTTACGACTCTCCTCACTGTATTGGGAATATCGATCTTACTCTAA
- a CDS encoding ComF family protein, producing MMLNWKQLSEEILSLFLSPNCPLCERSAETVLCKSCDRKLNQHQLSTPQFQGKNKISVFAWGKYDGLLKRSILALKYENKAQIARPLGERLGNIWLEKSRFPSSLNPIVIPIPLHPEKQKQRGFNQAELIARSFCSVTGLKLKPQGLKRVKNTKALFDLKPEQREQEIAEAFTLGKGLQPQQNVILLDDIYTTGTTVQAARITLEKAGMRVISIAAIAKS from the coding sequence ATGATGCTAAACTGGAAACAACTTTCTGAGGAGATTTTATCTTTATTTTTATCTCCTAATTGCCCTTTGTGTGAACGCAGCGCGGAAACTGTTCTCTGTAAAAGTTGCGATCGAAAACTGAATCAACATCAACTTTCAACTCCCCAATTTCAAGGAAAAAATAAAATCTCGGTTTTCGCTTGGGGGAAATATGATGGATTGCTTAAACGTAGTATTCTTGCTTTAAAATACGAAAATAAAGCCCAAATCGCTCGTCCATTGGGAGAACGTCTTGGCAATATTTGGTTAGAAAAATCCCGTTTTCCTTCTTCGCTAAATCCGATCGTGATTCCGATTCCTCTTCATCCAGAAAAACAAAAACAACGAGGGTTTAATCAAGCCGAATTAATTGCTCGTTCTTTCTGTTCCGTTACGGGATTAAAACTGAAACCTCAAGGTTTAAAGCGAGTTAAAAATACGAAAGCATTATTTGATTTAAAACCCGAACAACGAGAACAAGAAATAGCAGAAGCATTTACACTGGGGAAAGGGTTACAACCGCAACAGAATGTAATTTTATTAGATGATATTTATACAACAGGAACAACCGTTCAAGCTGCAAGAATAACCTTAGAAAAAGCAGGAATGAGAGTCATTAGTATCGCGGCGATCGCCAAATCCTAA
- a CDS encoding serine/threonine-protein kinase: MDELQLQELIRKTNEELRPNLNLESVDPHNPVVINHYPTPWQKVGTGNYAAVFSHPEYEKVVVKIYAPGRDGFEEEKEVYERLGKHPAYSQCFYAENNCLILKRLKGITLYDSVNQGLKIPKQVIKDIDDALDYAREQGLFPHDVHGKNVMMWEGRGYVVDVSDFLKLESCSAWKNLKTAYYWLYRPILSPLNLKIPDLLLDGVRSSYRFSRSLLDFERK, from the coding sequence ATGGATGAACTGCAACTACAAGAACTAATCCGAAAAACCAACGAAGAATTACGACCAAATCTTAATTTAGAAAGCGTTGATCCTCATAATCCAGTAGTAATTAATCATTATCCTACACCATGGCAAAAAGTGGGAACAGGGAATTATGCAGCAGTATTTTCTCATCCTGAATATGAAAAGGTTGTTGTTAAAATTTATGCCCCAGGGAGAGACGGTTTTGAAGAAGAAAAAGAAGTTTATGAACGGTTGGGAAAACATCCCGCTTATTCTCAATGTTTTTACGCTGAAAATAACTGTTTGATTCTGAAAAGGCTTAAAGGAATTACCCTTTATGATAGCGTCAATCAAGGTTTAAAAATTCCCAAACAAGTGATTAAAGATATTGATGACGCTTTAGATTATGCCAGAGAACAAGGTTTATTTCCCCATGATGTTCATGGTAAAAATGTAATGATGTGGGAAGGGCGAGGATATGTGGTCGATGTATCTGATTTTTTGAAACTTGAATCTTGTTCCGCTTGGAAGAATTTAAAAACTGCCTATTATTGGCTTTATCGTCCCATTCTTTCTCCCCTTAACTTAAAAATTCCTGATTTACTTCTCGATGGTGTTCGCAGTAGTTACCGCTTTTCTCGTAGTTTATTAGATTTTGAACGTAAATGA
- a CDS encoding ISAs1 family transposase, producing MYNRLEEIAHNQISDQEDIRTETSHGRQVTRTVSVFRIPETLQEIWISSQCFIKVERKGTRKNKPYHQIVYYLSSCYQTAQNFSKKIQGHWGIENQLHWVKDVIFSEDVSPVHHLQSAVNFSVLKTICLNLFRLLGFLSVTEARRWLGERLWLLPILIE from the coding sequence TTGTACAACCGTTTAGAAGAAATCGCTCATAATCAGATTTCTGATCAGGAAGATATTCGAACAGAAACGAGTCACGGACGACAAGTTACTCGAACCGTATCTGTCTTTAGAATTCCAGAAACTCTTCAAGAAATTTGGATCAGTAGTCAGTGTTTTATCAAAGTAGAAAGGAAAGGCACTCGAAAAAATAAGCCTTATCATCAAATTGTTTATTATTTAAGTAGTTGTTACCAAACGGCTCAAAATTTTAGTAAAAAGATTCAGGGACATTGGGGAATTGAGAACCAACTACATTGGGTTAAAGATGTTATTTTTTCTGAAGATGTTTCCCCGGTACACCATCTTCAGTCAGCAGTCAACTTTTCAGTATTAAAAACCATTTGTCTTAATCTTTTCAGACTATTAGGCTTTTTATCAGTTACTGAAGCCCGAAGATGGCTTGGAGAGAGGCTTTGGCTACTACCCATTTTGATAGAATGA
- a CDS encoding ISAs1 family transposase, whose protein sequence is MAGLFHSRGKIVNVKRDRDNKSVARSRISRKISDMSSLISYLKQVKDWRDRSGQRHPLWWVLFIVILGLMMGNLSYRDLAAFGKNKHYYLTRLGKSPKLKSPSYSTIRRAMMGVDNNDLIQVFNQWAAQLSSPDELSNWIAIDGKSIKSTLTDTYGNKQNFASIVSWFSQDNGLVLALEKLENKKTSEIYCVREMVNNTPLSNQVLTLDAVHCQKETIKTINRSRNDYVIAVEEKSTEIVQPFRRNRS, encoded by the coding sequence TTGGCAGGGCTGTTTCATTCTCGGGGTAAAATTGTAAATGTAAAGCGCGATCGCGATAATAAATCAGTAGCGCGATCGCGCATTTCTAGAAAAATTTCTGATATGTCTAGTTTAATCAGTTACTTAAAACAAGTCAAGGACTGGCGCGATCGCAGTGGACAAAGACATCCCCTATGGTGGGTACTTTTCATTGTTATTCTTGGTTTAATGATGGGTAACTTAAGTTACCGAGACTTAGCTGCCTTTGGAAAAAATAAGCATTACTACCTCACTCGTTTAGGAAAATCTCCTAAGCTAAAGTCGCCATCTTATTCAACAATTAGAAGAGCCATGATGGGAGTAGATAATAATGATTTAATTCAAGTTTTTAACCAATGGGCTGCTCAATTATCTTCCCCAGATGAACTTTCTAATTGGATCGCGATTGATGGTAAAAGTATTAAGTCAACTTTAACTGATACCTACGGAAATAAGCAGAATTTTGCTTCAATTGTCTCTTGGTTTAGTCAGGACAATGGGTTAGTTTTAGCTCTAGAAAAATTAGAGAATAAAAAGACTTCAGAAATTTACTGTGTTCGAGAGATGGTGAATAACACGCCTTTATCAAATCAAGTTTTGACTCTGGATGCAGTTCACTGTCAAAAAGAAACAATTAAAACGATTAATCGCTCTCGTAATGATTATGTAATTGCGGTAGAAGAAAAATCAACCGAAATTGTACAACCGTTTAGAAGAAATCGCTCATAA
- a CDS encoding DUF3298 and DUF4163 domain-containing protein, with the protein MKNQKFFAPKIIKNSVSLFCIISLVACVENSQVNVSESSSFSESKVTNTEDFKLENIERKWQTGNCKIEGNPCFTIEVSYPQFLDNNANSLAKINTAIKQEINHSLQGYQFEQNRNSENQSLDKIVEDIFFTFNQDIEQNNLLPNSWVIELKGKPESKTKNTLTILISEYSYLGGAHPNSYQTYLNFNQKTGALIQLEEIISEPEAVLELAEKQFRKIYDLSPEERLTNAGLFENQLVLPENFAMTKEGLIFLYNPYEIGPYAAGYYEFQISWERLEGLVNKK; encoded by the coding sequence ATGAAAAATCAGAAGTTTTTCGCTCCGAAAATCATTAAAAATAGTGTGAGTTTGTTCTGTATTATTAGTTTAGTTGCTTGTGTCGAAAATTCTCAAGTCAATGTTTCTGAGTCGTCATCTTTTTCGGAATCTAAAGTGACAAATACGGAAGATTTTAAGTTAGAAAATATTGAGAGAAAGTGGCAAACTGGCAACTGTAAAATTGAAGGTAATCCCTGTTTTACGATCGAGGTCAGTTATCCTCAATTTCTAGATAATAATGCCAATTCTTTAGCCAAGATCAACACAGCAATTAAACAAGAAATTAATCATTCTCTTCAGGGTTATCAATTTGAACAAAACCGTAATTCTGAAAATCAAAGTTTAGATAAAATCGTTGAAGATATATTTTTTACTTTTAATCAGGACATCGAACAAAATAATTTATTGCCAAATTCTTGGGTAATTGAACTGAAAGGGAAACCAGAAAGTAAAACTAAAAATACGCTGACAATCTTGATTTCTGAGTATTCTTATCTCGGTGGCGCTCATCCTAATTCTTATCAAACTTATCTGAATTTTAATCAGAAAACTGGAGCGTTAATACAGTTAGAGGAAATAATTTCTGAGCCTGAAGCAGTTTTAGAATTGGCGGAAAAACAATTCCGAAAGATTTATGATCTTTCTCCAGAAGAAAGGTTAACTAATGCTGGTTTATTTGAGAATCAATTGGTGTTACCAGAAAATTTTGCGATGACAAAAGAAGGGTTGATTTTTTTGTATAATCCTTATGAAATTGGTCCCTATGCTGCTGGTTATTATGAGTTTCAAATTTCTTGGGAACGCTTAGAAGGTTTGGTCAATAAAAAGTAG
- the mraY gene encoding phospho-N-acetylmuramoyl-pentapeptide-transferase: MIQTKLWQGIKTSGKGLLIALTLTIIGVSVALDYLVNPNDGITLPLLVSILGSAGVGVIIIPILQRLKAGQFIREDGPQTHLKKAGTPTMGGVIFLPVALIVPILWSQFDLNVIAVSLVTLSYGLIGLVDDWQILVKKSNKGISPSVKLGLQILASIGFCVWLGLTSPPTITNVPLPFGIVLPLGILYWGLAIFVFTAESNATNLTDGVDGLAAGTCSIAFLGLSAILLTSHPELALFCACFSGACVGFVVHNRNPAKVFMGDTGSLALGGGLAAIGISTQQLFPLLILSGIFFAESLSVIAQVGYYKATKDEKGVGKRLFRMAPLHHHLELSGWSEIKIVGVFYSIACGLAIITFFSL, from the coding sequence GTGATACAAACCAAATTATGGCAAGGGATTAAAACTAGCGGTAAGGGTTTATTAATTGCTTTGACGCTGACAATCATCGGTGTTTCCGTTGCTTTAGATTATTTAGTCAATCCCAATGATGGAATCACTCTCCCATTGTTGGTGTCTATTTTAGGCAGTGCTGGGGTTGGTGTCATTATCATTCCGATTTTGCAACGATTAAAAGCAGGACAATTTATTCGGGAAGATGGTCCGCAAACTCACCTCAAAAAAGCGGGAACACCAACCATGGGAGGCGTTATTTTTCTTCCAGTCGCGCTGATTGTTCCGATTCTTTGGTCTCAATTTGATCTCAATGTGATAGCAGTGTCACTGGTGACGCTGAGTTATGGTCTAATTGGTTTAGTGGATGATTGGCAGATTTTAGTCAAAAAATCCAACAAAGGCATTTCTCCATCGGTGAAATTAGGATTACAGATTCTCGCCTCGATCGGGTTTTGTGTGTGGTTAGGATTGACTTCACCTCCCACCATCACCAATGTTCCCCTTCCCTTTGGGATCGTTCTCCCTTTAGGAATTTTATATTGGGGATTAGCGATTTTTGTTTTTACCGCCGAAAGTAACGCCACCAACTTAACCGATGGCGTTGATGGTTTAGCCGCTGGAACCTGTTCGATCGCATTTTTAGGATTAAGCGCGATTCTCCTCACCTCTCATCCCGAATTAGCCTTATTTTGTGCTTGTTTTAGTGGCGCTTGCGTGGGGTTTGTCGTCCATAATCGGAATCCCGCGAAAGTATTTATGGGAGACACGGGTTCGTTAGCATTAGGAGGCGGACTCGCCGCCATTGGTATTAGTACACAACAACTTTTTCCGCTTTTAATTCTCAGTGGAATTTTCTTCGCTGAATCCTTATCTGTGATTGCACAAGTGGGATATTATAAAGCCACTAAAGATGAGAAAGGAGTGGGAAAACGGCTGTTTAGGATGGCGCCCTTACATCATCATTTAGAATTAAGTGGTTGGTCAGAAATTAAAATTGTTGGTGTCTTTTATTCGATCGCGTGTGGTCTCGCAATCATCACTTTTTTCTCCCTGTAG
- a CDS encoding MFS transporter has protein sequence MILKWLQREPNRMFLILAIGSLITMTGGVVAPILPQVITSLSFDRALATHLVSIHALTLALFSPILGLVADQISPKRVLVPSLLLYGIFGTAGAFLSNFWLLLASRALLGATAGGIAAGSLGLLGKLYDQETRAQAIAYATAVLTVAGIIFPFLGGAIGSIHWRYAFLIYTIAFPLLLICISVFPNGQSSSAVEDQVSVSGTLQKVLFTPAVIQLLLFVALTAAIMYSVVIYAPLYLEETLGLGTIENGILLAIRALGAALISAFASKQVVKRLSVHGAIAFGFGLMGLSLFGIPFLAKFALLLMSAMMFGVGFGLVLPNLYSSLSNLAPKTVRSSILAIAIGISFLGQFISPFLFSPILQVGGLTAVFNTAAILAVLGGIFLGIRGMNHRS, from the coding sequence ATGATTTTAAAATGGCTACAACGTGAACCGAATCGAATGTTCTTGATTTTAGCGATCGGATCGTTGATTACGATGACAGGAGGAGTAGTAGCGCCGATTTTGCCACAAGTAATTACTTCCCTCAGCTTCGATCGCGCTCTGGCGACTCATTTAGTTAGTATTCATGCTCTCACTTTAGCTTTGTTTAGTCCCATTTTGGGCTTAGTTGCGGATCAAATCTCGCCGAAACGAGTGCTTGTTCCCTCTTTGCTTTTATATGGTATTTTTGGCACAGCAGGAGCATTTTTAAGCAATTTTTGGTTACTCTTAGCCAGTCGAGCGTTACTCGGTGCTACTGCTGGCGGAATTGCTGCCGGGAGTTTGGGATTACTGGGAAAGTTGTATGATCAAGAAACTCGCGCTCAAGCGATCGCTTATGCAACGGCGGTGTTAACGGTTGCGGGAATTATTTTTCCCTTTTTAGGCGGTGCAATCGGATCAATTCATTGGCGGTATGCGTTTCTGATTTATACGATCGCGTTTCCTTTGCTATTAATCTGTATTTCTGTGTTTCCCAATGGTCAATCTTCCTCAGCAGTGGAGGATCAGGTGAGTGTTTCTGGAACGTTGCAAAAAGTCTTATTCACTCCTGCTGTCATCCAGTTATTATTATTTGTGGCTCTCACCGCAGCGATTATGTATTCAGTGGTGATTTACGCGCCATTGTATCTAGAGGAAACGTTGGGGTTGGGAACGATCGAAAACGGTATTTTACTGGCAATACGGGCGTTAGGAGCGGCGTTAATTTCTGCTTTTGCGTCGAAACAGGTGGTTAAACGGTTGTCGGTTCACGGCGCGATCGCTTTTGGGTTTGGTTTAATGGGATTGAGTCTTTTTGGTATCCCTTTTCTGGCAAAATTTGCCCTCTTGCTGATGTCGGCGATGATGTTTGGAGTCGGATTTGGTTTAGTATTACCGAATCTTTATAGTAGTTTATCGAATCTTGCTCCGAAAACGGTTCGCTCTAGTATTTTGGCGATCGCGATCGGGATCAGTTTTTTAGGACAATTTATCTCTCCTTTTCTGTTTAGTCCAATTTTACAGGTGGGAGGATTAACTGCTGTATTTAATACGGCTGCTATTTTAGCGGTGTTAGGAGGGATTTTTCTTGGGATCAGAGGAATGAATCACCGTTCATAA